Proteins encoded within one genomic window of Alteribacter populi:
- the paaB gene encoding 1,2-phenylacetyl-CoA epoxidase subunit PaaB, with protein MSKESQFYEEYEVFSKRNPMAPFQHQFSLLAPNKEMAIMMAKENFMRREPCVNIWVVKRSEVLGLNEDERQVLTRLDNKKYRETSGYGYLKKKWRQYEQEQFTEKNLL; from the coding sequence AGTCAATTTTACGAAGAATACGAAGTTTTTAGTAAACGAAACCCAATGGCGCCTTTTCAGCATCAGTTCAGCTTACTCGCGCCGAATAAGGAAATGGCGATTATGATGGCAAAAGAGAACTTTATGAGACGGGAACCTTGCGTCAATATTTGGGTTGTCAAACGAAGTGAGGTTTTAGGGTTAAATGAAGATGAACGTCAAGTTCTCACAAGGTTAGATAATAAAAAATACCGCGAAACCTCCGGGTACGGCTATTTGAAGAAAAAGTGGCGGCAATACGAACAAGAACAGTTTACAGAAAAAAACTTACTTTAG